Proteins encoded in a region of the Flavobacterium sp. MDT1-60 genome:
- a CDS encoding 6-carboxytetrahydropterin synthase, producing MSNIRITKQFNFETGHALYGYDGKCKNVHGHSYKLSVTVIGSPITDRSNVKFGMVIDFSDLKKIVKEEIVDQFDHATVFNETTPHIELANELKNRGHHVILVDYQPTSENMVVDFSERIIARLPAGITLFSLKLQETESSFAEWYASDNQ from the coding sequence ATGAGTAATATCAGAATTACAAAACAATTTAACTTCGAAACCGGACACGCTTTATACGGTTACGACGGAAAATGTAAAAACGTTCACGGGCACAGTTATAAATTATCGGTAACGGTTATTGGTTCGCCAATTACGGATCGATCGAATGTGAAATTCGGAATGGTAATTGATTTTTCTGATCTGAAAAAAATTGTAAAAGAAGAAATCGTCGATCAGTTTGATCATGCAACTGTTTTTAACGAAACTACGCCACATATCGAATTGGCAAATGAATTGAAAAACCGCGGACATCACGTAATTTTAGTAGATTATCAGCCAACCAGTGAAAATATGGTGGTTGATTTTTCTGAGAGAATCATCGCAAGACTTCCTGCCGGAATTACTCTTTTCTCCCTTAAACTTCAGGAAACAGAATCGTCGTTTGCAGAATGGTACGCAAGTGATAATCAATAA
- the recJ gene encoding single-stranded-DNA-specific exonuclease RecJ, whose translation MRWTLKPKPSEDKIKHLAQALNVEDFVATLLIQRGIETFEDAKNFFRPSLEHLHDPYLMKDMDKAVARIELAIENQENILVFGDYDVDGTTAVSLVSSYLKSHYPNIATYIPDRYDEGYGISFKGIDFADDNGFSLIIALDCGIKSIDHITYAKEKNIDFIICDHHRPGNTLPDAVAILDPKREDCSYPYDELCGCGVGFKLIQALGQNQNETIEDLVPYLDLVATAIAADIVPITGENRVLAYFGLLVINSDPRPGIKALVHQVKKKVLDITDVVFIISPRINAAGRIKHGNHAVELLTEFDFDQAQQFASEIEQYNADRKDLDKKITKEAFQQIIENQEEERFSTVVFQEDWHKGVIGIVASRLIETYYRPTLVFTKSGDKYAASARSVKGFDVYNALDACAQHLEQFGGHMYAAGMTLKAENYKTFKEAFEKQVEETILPEMRTPEIEIDAEINFSDITPKLIRILKQFEPFGPLNMTPVFMTTDVKDTGYAKTLGSEDEHLRLFAKQHNSEGIAAIGFGLGKKLDITKNQNTFQLAYTIAENEWNGNVTTQLMLKDIRTNEK comes from the coding sequence ATGCGTTGGACATTAAAACCAAAACCTTCTGAAGATAAAATCAAACATTTGGCACAGGCCTTAAATGTAGAAGATTTTGTAGCAACACTTTTGATTCAGCGTGGCATTGAAACTTTTGAAGATGCCAAAAATTTCTTTCGCCCATCTTTAGAGCATCTTCATGATCCTTATCTAATGAAAGATATGGACAAGGCGGTTGCGCGAATCGAATTGGCCATTGAAAATCAGGAGAATATTCTGGTTTTCGGTGATTATGATGTTGACGGAACAACTGCCGTTTCTTTGGTTTCCTCTTATCTAAAATCACATTATCCCAATATTGCCACTTATATTCCCGATCGTTATGATGAAGGTTACGGAATTTCTTTTAAAGGAATTGACTTTGCTGATGACAACGGATTTTCGTTAATTATTGCACTCGATTGTGGGATAAAATCCATTGATCATATCACCTACGCGAAAGAAAAAAACATCGACTTTATCATTTGCGATCACCACAGACCCGGAAATACGCTTCCGGATGCTGTTGCAATTTTAGATCCGAAAAGAGAAGACTGCTCCTACCCTTATGATGAATTGTGTGGCTGTGGTGTAGGTTTTAAATTGATTCAGGCTTTAGGTCAAAATCAAAATGAAACCATCGAAGATCTGGTTCCCTATCTGGATTTGGTTGCTACGGCAATTGCAGCCGATATTGTTCCGATAACAGGTGAAAACCGTGTTTTGGCTTATTTCGGATTGCTGGTAATCAACAGCGATCCAAGACCAGGAATTAAAGCTTTAGTTCATCAGGTAAAAAAGAAAGTTTTAGATATTACAGATGTTGTTTTTATCATTTCCCCAAGAATTAATGCAGCAGGAAGAATCAAACATGGTAATCATGCCGTTGAATTACTAACCGAATTTGATTTTGACCAGGCACAGCAATTTGCTTCAGAAATTGAACAATACAATGCAGACCGAAAAGATTTAGATAAAAAAATCACGAAAGAAGCTTTTCAGCAAATTATAGAAAATCAGGAAGAAGAACGTTTTTCAACCGTTGTTTTTCAGGAAGACTGGCACAAAGGCGTTATCGGAATTGTCGCTTCAAGATTGATCGAAACGTATTATCGTCCCACTTTGGTTTTCACTAAAAGTGGCGACAAGTATGCAGCTTCTGCCAGATCTGTAAAAGGCTTTGATGTTTACAATGCTTTGGATGCCTGCGCGCAACATTTGGAGCAATTTGGAGGTCACATGTATGCGGCCGGAATGACTTTAAAAGCAGAAAACTATAAAACTTTTAAGGAAGCTTTTGAAAAACAAGTTGAGGAAACTATTTTGCCTGAAATGCGAACTCCCGAAATCGAAATCGACGCCGAGATTAATTTTTCAGACATCACTCCAAAATTGATTCGGATTTTAAAACAATTCGAACCTTTTGGTCCGTTAAATATGACGCCTGTTTTTATGACTACAGATGTAAAAGATACAGGTTATGCCAAAACACTTGGTTCAGAGGATGAGCATTTAAGGCTTTTTGCGAAGCAGCACAACTCAGAGGGAATTGCCGCAATTGGTTTTGGACTTGGAAAAAAATTAGATATTACAAAAAATCAAAATACTTTTCAGCTGGCCTATACCATCGCTGAAAACGAGTGGAACGGAAATGTTACGACTCAACTTATGCTAAAAGATATCAGAACAAATGAAAAATAA
- a CDS encoding alpha/beta fold hydrolase, translating into MKKLLLAFFFTISLFANGQNLYIKTYGNQKEKAIIFIHGGPSGNSTLFESTTAQKLANLGFYVIVYDRRGEGRSADPEAKFTYAEAFQDLNAIYKKYNLKKASLLAHSFGGLVATLYTEKYPQNVSTLVLAGALFSQQETYDHILNSVTKITTSKGDSIQLNKIKTIENLNKNSAEYRKACFDLASENNYFKMPNPTNDSKKLYSDYEASNFFKTNIRNKNAPLLFYKNEKQNNIDSRSSLNKIKKNGIPIYAIYGKQDGVFSSAQIKSIKGIAGDNHFALLDNCSHYLFVDQQNQFLQNIENWLK; encoded by the coding sequence ATGAAAAAATTATTATTGGCTTTCTTTTTTACAATTTCCCTTTTTGCAAATGGACAAAATCTCTACATAAAAACGTATGGAAACCAAAAAGAGAAAGCCATAATTTTTATTCACGGTGGCCCAAGCGGAAATTCAACTTTATTTGAAAGTACAACGGCCCAAAAATTAGCTAACCTGGGATTTTACGTGATTGTTTACGATCGAAGAGGCGAAGGAAGATCTGCAGATCCAGAAGCGAAATTTACTTATGCAGAAGCTTTTCAGGATTTGAATGCTATTTATAAGAAATACAATCTAAAAAAAGCCAGCCTTCTGGCACACAGTTTTGGCGGTTTGGTTGCTACACTTTATACTGAGAAATATCCTCAAAATGTGAGCACTCTTGTTTTAGCCGGAGCATTATTTTCACAACAGGAAACTTATGATCATATTTTAAATTCGGTTACAAAAATTACAACCTCCAAAGGAGATTCTATTCAATTAAACAAAATAAAGACAATTGAAAACCTAAATAAAAATTCTGCTGAATATCGAAAAGCTTGTTTTGATCTGGCAAGTGAAAATAATTACTTCAAAATGCCAAATCCAACTAACGATTCAAAAAAGCTTTATAGTGATTATGAAGCTAGCAATTTCTTCAAAACGAATATTCGAAATAAAAATGCTCCATTGCTTTTCTATAAAAACGAAAAACAAAACAATATTGACAGCAGATCGTCTTTAAATAAAATAAAAAAGAACGGAATTCCGATTTATGCTATTTACGGAAAACAGGATGGCGTTTTCTCATCAGCCCAAATCAAATCTATTAAGGGTATCGCTGGTGATAATCATTTTGCTTTATTGGATAATTGTTCCCATTATTTATTTGTCGATCAACAAAATCAATTTCTCCAAAATATTGAAAATTGGCTTAAATAA
- a CDS encoding DUF2846 domain-containing protein, giving the protein MKKIITLSILSLLLVSCASTKQYKKFTATDEIPHDKARIYLIRTGNFGGFIKFNVYQNTKENEIGVVGPKSYLCFDAPIGENKIIVKAESEKIYTINAVAGKTYYLRLVPKMGVNKARVDFESLNNEEGIKETKKLKSPKMYYAE; this is encoded by the coding sequence ATGAAGAAAATAATTACTCTTTCAATCTTAAGCTTGCTACTAGTTTCTTGTGCTTCAACAAAACAATACAAAAAATTTACAGCAACGGATGAAATACCACATGACAAAGCAAGAATATACCTAATCAGAACTGGTAATTTTGGAGGTTTTATAAAGTTTAATGTATATCAAAACACTAAAGAAAATGAAATTGGAGTAGTAGGTCCAAAAAGTTATTTATGCTTTGATGCTCCTATTGGAGAAAACAAGATTATTGTAAAAGCTGAGTCTGAAAAAATCTACACCATAAATGCTGTAGCAGGAAAAACTTATTATTTAAGGTTAGTTCCCAAAATGGGAGTAAATAAGGCAAGGGTAGACTTTGAGTCACTTAATAATGAAGAAGGCATAAAGGAAACTAAGAAATTAAAATCTCCAAAAATGTACTACGCCGAGTAG
- a CDS encoding MFS transporter, whose protein sequence is MKNKEKKADPYQALRFREFNMFLLLRFAMVFAWSMQFIVIEWEVYSITKNPLSLGIIGLMEVIPAVSMALFAGHIVDQREKKGMLVWCILGFSIISFGLFLLTWPAVVGDASSDLILYSIYFLVFLGGLVRAFLGPTIFSLLSLIVPKKAYPNAATWSSSVWQIGAVLGPAVAGFSINWIGVHWSMCLVVGFSVSALIALTQIEKKPILNPKIGEPVMESLKEGIKFVFNNKTILGVLSLDMVAVLFGGAVALLPVFAQDILKVGPEGFGVLRAAPAIGAFITMLISAYVPLYKKAGMKLLIAIFIFGLCIIVFGVSTIFWLSVVALFLSGVADGISVVIRQTILQLKTPDHMRGRVAAVNSMFVGSSNELGAFESGLTAKLMGTVTSVVFGGSMTLLTVLGFGITSPTFRNLDLQKDMEDHQNME, encoded by the coding sequence ATGAAAAATAAAGAAAAAAAAGCTGACCCCTATCAGGCACTGCGTTTCAGAGAATTTAATATGTTTTTATTATTGCGTTTTGCAATGGTTTTTGCCTGGTCGATGCAGTTTATTGTTATTGAATGGGAAGTTTACAGCATAACCAAGAATCCGCTTTCACTTGGAATTATTGGTTTGATGGAAGTAATTCCAGCCGTTTCGATGGCATTATTTGCCGGCCATATAGTCGACCAGAGAGAGAAAAAAGGAATGTTGGTATGGTGTATTTTAGGATTTTCAATCATCAGTTTCGGATTATTTTTATTGACCTGGCCTGCAGTTGTTGGCGATGCATCATCTGATCTTATTTTATATTCTATTTACTTTTTAGTTTTTCTGGGCGGATTGGTTCGTGCATTTTTAGGACCAACAATTTTCTCTCTTTTATCTTTAATTGTACCTAAAAAAGCCTATCCAAACGCAGCTACGTGGAGTAGTTCGGTTTGGCAGATTGGTGCTGTTTTAGGACCAGCGGTTGCTGGGTTCTCCATCAATTGGATAGGAGTTCACTGGTCGATGTGCCTGGTGGTTGGTTTCTCTGTTTCTGCCTTAATTGCTTTAACTCAAATCGAGAAAAAACCAATTTTGAATCCGAAGATTGGTGAACCGGTTATGGAAAGTCTAAAAGAAGGAATCAAATTCGTTTTCAATAATAAAACTATTCTGGGAGTACTTTCACTTGACATGGTTGCCGTTCTTTTTGGTGGCGCCGTTGCTTTATTACCGGTTTTTGCACAGGATATTTTAAAAGTCGGACCTGAAGGATTTGGTGTTTTAAGAGCTGCGCCCGCAATTGGTGCTTTTATTACCATGCTGATTTCTGCTTATGTTCCATTGTATAAAAAAGCCGGAATGAAACTTTTGATTGCTATTTTCATTTTCGGACTTTGTATTATAGTTTTTGGAGTTTCGACCATTTTCTGGTTATCTGTTGTGGCGCTGTTTTTAAGCGGAGTTGCTGATGGAATTTCAGTAGTAATTCGCCAAACGATTTTACAACTTAAAACGCCCGATCATATGCGCGGACGTGTTGCTGCTGTGAATTCTATGTTTGTGGGTTCATCAAATGAATTAGGCGCTTTTGAAAGCGGTTTAACAGCAAAATTAATGGGAACTGTAACATCAGTAGTTTTTGGTGGAAGTATGACCTTATTGACCGTATTAGGTTTCGGAATAACATCGCCTACTTTTAGAAATTTAGATCTTCAAAAAGATATGGAAGATCATCAAAATATGGAGTAA
- a CDS encoding DUF5906 domain-containing protein has protein sequence MRERVLESTDRPQFYSEIQVGNGVKIEIKQSKMIEFWESKGYRNLKMPKGGYQLVKIKNKSIISEAVDEELMHEVKNQLLNIEEKFNVWTEFVEKDFITKKTKLALDILKEINLNICNAKTAYFFFSNGVLKVTEDEIELIPYEEYGGYVFESQIINHDFVLVEESEKLKSDFDAFLRNVTNNKEDRYNYLTTAIGYIIHGFKDSSLTKAVILVDETLDFSGEANGGTGKSIIGRAVSSVTSTLTKDGKSLNTKGNRFFYQDLNYSHKVMYLDDVNEDLNFEDFYSVVTGSLSIEEKHKAPYSIPFEISPKLMISSNYMVKGSGGNSDERRRIEIEIFPYYSKDFTPLDDFGKKLFDDWDVQEYNSFFNDMISYCQKFMCNGIMNSAPINLNENKLILETNMSFVEFADMNITFNSGEDKISKNKATLYNHYRDKYPMESRNVSNVMFKKWLAKWSKRRGYEDSHRKSDGQSIVDFFRKIDNVE, from the coding sequence ATGAGAGAAAGAGTTTTAGAGAGTACTGATAGACCACAATTTTATTCCGAAATACAAGTTGGAAACGGAGTAAAAATTGAAATTAAACAGTCCAAAATGATTGAATTTTGGGAATCCAAGGGATACAGAAATCTGAAAATGCCAAAAGGCGGGTATCAACTTGTAAAAATTAAAAATAAAAGTATTATATCTGAAGCAGTTGATGAGGAATTAATGCATGAGGTAAAGAACCAGCTATTAAATATTGAAGAAAAATTTAATGTTTGGACTGAATTTGTAGAAAAGGATTTTATTACAAAAAAAACTAAACTAGCTTTAGATATTCTAAAAGAAATTAATTTAAATATTTGCAATGCAAAAACAGCTTACTTCTTCTTTTCAAATGGGGTGTTAAAAGTAACTGAAGACGAAATAGAATTAATTCCTTATGAAGAATATGGAGGATACGTTTTTGAAAGTCAGATTATAAACCATGATTTTGTATTAGTAGAAGAATCTGAAAAATTAAAATCTGATTTTGATGCTTTTTTGAGAAATGTTACAAATAACAAAGAAGATAGATATAATTATTTAACAACTGCTATAGGATATATAATTCATGGATTCAAAGATTCATCTTTAACAAAAGCAGTAATTTTAGTTGATGAAACCTTAGATTTTTCAGGAGAGGCTAATGGAGGTACAGGTAAATCAATTATTGGAAGAGCAGTTAGCTCAGTAACCTCTACCTTAACAAAAGATGGTAAAAGCTTAAATACAAAAGGCAACAGATTCTTTTATCAAGATTTAAATTATAGTCATAAAGTTATGTATTTAGATGACGTTAATGAAGATTTAAATTTCGAGGATTTTTACTCAGTAGTGACAGGAAGTTTATCAATTGAAGAAAAACACAAAGCACCTTACAGTATCCCATTCGAAATTAGCCCTAAATTAATGATAAGTTCAAACTATATGGTTAAAGGATCTGGCGGAAATTCAGATGAAAGAAGAAGAATTGAAATAGAAATATTCCCTTACTATTCAAAAGATTTCACACCTTTGGATGATTTTGGAAAAAAATTGTTTGATGATTGGGATGTACAAGAATACAACTCTTTTTTTAATGATATGATTTCCTACTGCCAAAAATTTATGTGCAATGGTATTATGAATTCAGCTCCAATAAATCTAAATGAGAACAAGCTAATATTAGAAACAAATATGTCTTTTGTAGAATTTGCAGATATGAATATTACTTTTAATTCTGGAGAGGATAAAATATCAAAAAACAAAGCTACGCTTTATAACCATTATAGGGATAAATATCCAATGGAAAGCAGAAACGTTAGTAACGTTATGTTTAAAAAATGGCTAGCAAAGTGGAGTAAAAGAAGAGGGTATGAAGACTCTCACAGGAAAAGTGACGGACAGTCAATAGTTGACTTTTTTAGAAAAATTGATAATGTAGAATAA
- a CDS encoding UDP-2,3-diacylglucosamine diphosphatase, producing MKKIYFASDQHFGAPTPELSLPREKKFVAWLDEVKEDAEAIFLLGDLFDFWFEYKTVVPKGFVRILGKLAEIRDSGIPIYFFVGNHDLWMNDYFETELNIPVYHDNKEFTFNGKTFLIGHGDGKGPGDKGYKRMKKVFTNPFSKWLFRWLHPDVGVSLAQYLSVKNKLISGDEDVKFLGEENEWLVLYAKRKLETKHYNYFIFGHRHLPMIIPVGEDSKYVNLGDWIGYFTYGVFDGETFELKKFEK from the coding sequence ATGAAAAAAATATATTTCGCTTCTGATCAGCATTTTGGTGCTCCAACTCCTGAGTTGAGCCTGCCTCGTGAAAAGAAATTCGTGGCCTGGCTGGATGAGGTAAAGGAAGATGCAGAAGCTATTTTTTTATTGGGCGATTTGTTTGATTTTTGGTTCGAATATAAAACGGTGGTGCCAAAGGGTTTTGTGCGCATTTTAGGCAAACTGGCCGAAATTCGTGACAGTGGTATTCCGATTTATTTTTTCGTGGGTAACCATGATTTATGGATGAATGATTATTTTGAAACCGAATTGAATATTCCGGTTTATCATGATAATAAAGAATTTACTTTTAACGGAAAAACCTTTTTAATTGGTCACGGAGACGGAAAAGGTCCTGGCGATAAAGGGTATAAGAGAATGAAAAAGGTATTTACAAATCCGTTTTCAAAATGGCTTTTCCGTTGGTTACATCCGGATGTTGGCGTGAGTTTAGCACAATATTTATCGGTTAAAAACAAATTAATTTCGGGTGACGAAGACGTGAAATTTTTAGGGGAAGAAAACGAATGGCTGGTTTTGTACGCCAAACGTAAACTCGAAACCAAACATTACAATTACTTTATTTTTGGACATCGTCATTTACCTATGATTATTCCGGTTGGAGAAGATTCCAAATATGTGAATTTGGGAGACTGGATTGGTTATTTTACTTATGGTGTTTTTGATGGCGAAACTTTTGAATTGAAGAAATTCGAAAAGTAA
- a CDS encoding helix-turn-helix domain-containing protein encodes MMEKRKQAVTVESNNQNLGWLAKEVLTFQEALALLGISASMLYKLTHQRAIPFYKPNGKLIYFRKEDLINWMLSNKQSSTEEITRELFNNLKLKKA; translated from the coding sequence ATGATGGAAAAAAGAAAACAAGCAGTTACAGTTGAAAGTAACAATCAGAATTTGGGTTGGCTTGCCAAAGAGGTTTTAACCTTTCAGGAAGCATTAGCTCTGCTGGGTATATCTGCCAGTATGCTGTACAAGCTAACTCATCAAAGGGCTATTCCTTTTTACAAACCAAATGGAAAACTAATTTATTTTAGAAAAGAAGATTTAATCAACTGGATGTTAAGCAACAAACAATCCTCTACAGAAGAAATCACAAGAGAATTATTTAATAATCTAAAATTGAAAAAAGCATGA
- a CDS encoding enoyl-CoA hydratase/isomerase family protein, whose amino-acid sequence MSAENQNGSLYTSFQNAVATVQFGHPASNSFPRELLNRLTTEINSLSRNEEVSVIVLQSEGSKAFCSGASFDELLQVENEEQGTEFFSGFAHLLNAMRNCSKIIVGRVQGKAVGGGVGIIATCDYVLATPESAIKLSELAIGIGPFVIEPAVSRKIGKTAMTEMTLAATDWKSAAWALEKGLYASLHNAAELDAAVENFAQKLSSYNPEALFEMKKIIWEGTEQWESILIERAAITGKLVLSDFAREALTQFKK is encoded by the coding sequence ATGAGTGCAGAAAATCAAAACGGTTCTTTATATACGAGTTTTCAAAATGCCGTTGCGACGGTGCAATTTGGTCATCCGGCGAGTAATTCTTTTCCGCGTGAATTGTTGAATCGCTTAACTACTGAAATTAATTCGCTGAGCCGAAATGAAGAAGTTTCGGTTATTGTTTTACAGAGCGAAGGCTCGAAAGCGTTTTGTTCCGGTGCTTCGTTTGATGAACTTTTGCAAGTGGAAAATGAAGAACAGGGAACGGAATTTTTCTCTGGTTTTGCGCATTTGTTAAACGCCATGCGAAATTGCTCTAAAATAATCGTTGGCCGTGTTCAGGGAAAAGCAGTTGGCGGAGGTGTCGGCATTATTGCAACCTGCGATTATGTTTTGGCTACGCCAGAAAGTGCAATAAAATTATCAGAACTGGCGATTGGAATTGGGCCTTTTGTGATCGAACCGGCTGTTTCACGTAAAATTGGTAAAACAGCGATGACAGAAATGACATTGGCAGCAACAGATTGGAAATCGGCGGCATGGGCTTTAGAAAAAGGACTTTATGCGTCGCTTCATAATGCAGCAGAATTAGATGCTGCGGTGGAAAATTTTGCTCAAAAACTGAGTTCATACAATCCGGAAGCTTTATTCGAAATGAAGAAAATCATTTGGGAGGGCACAGAACAATGGGAGTCGATACTAATTGAACGTGCTGCAATTACGGGGAAATTAGTTTTGTCTGATTTTGCGAGAGAGGCTTTGACTCAGTTTAAGAAATAG
- a CDS encoding carboxypeptidase-like regulatory domain-containing protein — translation MKYNITLVFFLVTFGITAQENSISGEIKDSKNNSNLDYVNIGISDKNAGTISDAKGNFNLKLNNKVTPNDTVVFSHIGFETKKIVVSQLKSDRNKIILEPSENTLKEVVVKFKKPKSKQFGRSAKGLALMHSNFFYAMDKTIDDRLSREKGMQFKIKKNCKVNDFNFNITSNQFKSVKFRLNFYKVENDLPSKIIIEKDILFEVKDEFQGLYTLDLKPYNIYLDKEMGEIAVTIQWIESVKRDDKSKYFAISTAISPTETSFHRERNMSTWYKTGQSLTFYLNTMCQ, via the coding sequence ATGAAATATAACATTACTCTTGTGTTCTTCTTAGTTACTTTTGGAATAACTGCTCAGGAAAATTCAATTTCGGGTGAAATAAAAGACTCCAAAAACAATTCAAATTTAGATTATGTCAATATTGGTATTTCGGATAAAAATGCCGGAACGATTTCAGACGCAAAAGGAAATTTCAATTTAAAATTGAACAATAAAGTCACACCAAACGATACGGTTGTATTTTCGCATATTGGTTTTGAGACTAAAAAAATAGTTGTCAGCCAATTAAAATCAGACCGTAATAAAATCATTCTGGAACCTTCTGAAAACACTTTAAAAGAAGTTGTCGTAAAATTCAAAAAGCCAAAATCAAAACAGTTTGGCCGAAGCGCAAAAGGTCTTGCCCTTATGCATTCTAATTTTTTCTACGCTATGGACAAAACCATAGATGATCGATTAAGCAGGGAAAAAGGAATGCAATTCAAAATAAAAAAAAATTGCAAAGTCAATGATTTTAACTTCAATATTACATCAAACCAATTTAAATCGGTCAAATTCAGGTTAAACTTTTATAAAGTTGAAAATGATTTACCATCAAAAATCATTATTGAGAAAGACATTCTCTTTGAAGTAAAAGATGAGTTTCAAGGATTGTATACTTTGGATTTGAAACCTTATAACATTTATCTTGATAAGGAAATGGGAGAAATTGCCGTAACCATTCAATGGATTGAAAGCGTAAAACGAGATGATAAAAGTAAATACTTCGCCATTTCAACCGCAATTTCTCCAACGGAAACCAGTTTTCACAGAGAAAGAAACATGAGTACCTGGTACAAAACCGGTCAAAGTCTCACCTTCTACCTCAACACGATGTGCCAATAA
- a CDS encoding cytochrome c3 family protein: MKKLSILFAIAVLAVFLSNCTNKSDEYIDPRGTDYAGSESCIQCHQSQYEMALKSSHFKATAPAILGNVLGDFDKGNHTFIYDKNTKLVIEKRNDSLYQVLYKNGKEVEAHSFDIVFGAKHAQTSVYWRDGNTYELPISYYHSIKGWATSPGFPADKPYFDRMVVKDCYSCHASNASSRSVQQNSAEKNLMSMDVEDIIDTKTIVYGIDCERCHGPAKKHAEFHLKNPNIKVANSITSFKTLNRQQKLDACALCHGGNDGMKMKSRFDFKPGNNLSEFYRSTRSVTDTATFDVHGNQFRLMAQSKCFMNSEKMDCITCHSPHENASKNLASYSKICMSCHQSGINHSDKTLKTMSGSLLANNCVECHMPKKSSGAIKFQLSDSKQLSNYILRTHKIGIYPAK, encoded by the coding sequence ATGAAAAAATTAAGCATTCTTTTTGCCATTGCTGTTTTAGCAGTTTTTTTATCCAACTGCACCAACAAATCTGATGAATATATTGATCCTCGCGGAACCGATTATGCTGGTTCTGAAAGTTGTATTCAATGCCATCAGTCCCAATATGAGATGGCTTTAAAAAGCTCGCATTTCAAAGCAACCGCTCCCGCAATTTTAGGAAATGTTTTAGGTGATTTCGACAAAGGAAATCATACTTTTATCTACGACAAAAACACCAAATTAGTCATCGAAAAACGAAACGATAGTCTGTATCAGGTTTTGTACAAAAACGGAAAAGAAGTTGAAGCTCATTCCTTTGATATTGTATTTGGAGCCAAGCATGCCCAAACTTCTGTTTATTGGCGTGACGGCAATACTTACGAATTACCTATTTCTTATTACCACTCCATAAAAGGCTGGGCCACAAGTCCGGGGTTTCCTGCTGATAAACCGTATTTCGACCGAATGGTAGTTAAAGATTGCTATTCTTGCCACGCCTCAAATGCCAGCAGTCGCAGTGTTCAGCAAAATTCTGCTGAGAAAAATTTAATGTCAATGGATGTTGAAGATATAATTGACACTAAAACTATAGTTTACGGAATTGATTGTGAGCGTTGTCACGGGCCTGCAAAAAAACATGCAGAATTCCATCTAAAAAATCCAAACATAAAAGTTGCCAACAGCATCACCAGTTTTAAAACCTTAAACAGACAACAAAAATTAGATGCCTGTGCCCTTTGCCACGGCGGAAATGACGGAATGAAAATGAAATCACGTTTTGATTTTAAACCAGGAAATAATCTTTCAGAATTTTACAGAAGCACAAGAAGCGTAACAGACACCGCTACTTTTGATGTTCACGGAAATCAATTTCGTTTGATGGCGCAAAGCAAATGTTTTATGAACAGCGAAAAAATGGATTGCATTACCTGTCATAGTCCACACGAAAATGCTTCTAAGAATTTAGCTTCTTATTCTAAAATTTGCATGAGTTGCCATCAAAGTGGTATAAACCATTCTGATAAAACGCTTAAAACAATGTCGGGAAGTTTACTGGCCAATAATTGTGTAGAATGTCATATGCCGAAAAAATCATCTGGCGCGATTAAATTTCAGCTTTCTGATAGCAAACAATTGTCGAATTATATTCTGAGAACGCACAAAATCGGAATTTATCCGGCCAAATAA
- a CDS encoding helix-turn-helix domain-containing protein → MDKELQLQKFGKKIKEIRESKGLTQAQVAHKIDKDRESIARLERGAVNPTYLYLLEICVGLEITMEELMKLTTTEN, encoded by the coding sequence ATGGATAAGGAACTACAACTTCAGAAATTTGGAAAGAAGATTAAAGAAATTAGAGAATCCAAAGGGTTAACTCAAGCCCAAGTAGCGCATAAGATTGATAAAGATAGAGAGTCAATTGCTAGATTAGAAAGAGGGGCAGTAAATCCTACATATTTATACCTATTAGAAATATGTGTTGGTCTTGAAATAACGATGGAAGAATTAATGAAATTAACTACTACCGAAAATTAA